One Carya illinoinensis cultivar Pawnee chromosome 5, C.illinoinensisPawnee_v1, whole genome shotgun sequence genomic window, AACTTCTCCCATGGCGATCATGCTTACCACCAAGAGACCCTCAATAATCTCAGGACTGCCATGAACAATACCAGCATTCTCTGTGCTGTCATGTTGGATACTAAGgtattctttccttcttcttcgtAAGCTTTCTTTTCGATCTTTCATCTTGTTACATGTATGTTTGATTAATTCTTCCTTTAATTCTTAGCACTAAAAAATTGGGTGATAGTTTTGAGATTTGGGTATTTTAACCTTCCTGCTATATATCTTAGAAGTATAcacgaaaagaaaaattatctatGTGATACTGGTATAGCAAGAAAAATTGTACTGCTATTGCAAAAGCATTGGTTTTTCTAAATTATTCATCAACAGTTGAGTCTTAATGAAAATCGACCTCTAATATTCGGTCAGAAACTGCTTTACCTTAAACTTTTCTCCATAAATCATCAGTGGTATAAATTTTCCTAGCTTTAGAAAAAAAGTTGCGGTTGTAGAAAGAGATGCTTTGTAAAAGAAGAGGTACTGGCATTAAAAGCTCTTTCGTATTCTTCAAGTTTCTCTCTTGTTGATGTTCTCCAGAATGATGCTAATTAATTTACTTTCTAGTGATAAAGATATTTCTTGTGCTTTGAAGATTCTTAATTATATCGATGGTGAATTTTTCCAAACAAGACACTCGTGGGTGACTGAGTCCATGTATCTATCTACACCGAGCCAGTAATATTGGACTCAGTGTTTTCACTTGGTTCTTAGTTTCCTTTCGCAGAAGAAGTTTCAATTTAGCAGCAGATCATGTTGAGGATACTTGGATTTTTTGTCTGTGGTTGATTTCatgttttttgttgttaatATTCAATTGAAAATTTACAGGGTCCCGAGATTCGAACTGGGCGTTTGAAGGGATCAAAACCCATACAGCTTCAGCAGGGTCAAGCCATTACCATCACCACTGACTATAGCATAGAAGGTGATGAGAATATGATAAGTATGAGCTATCCAAAGTTGGCCGAGGATTTGAAGACACAAAGTGTTATTCTTTGTGCCGATGGGAGTATTTCTCTTACTGTCGTGGCTTGTGACGAGGAACAAGGTTTGGTCCATTGTATTTGTGAAAACTCTGCAGTTCTTGGTGAGAGGAAGAATGTCAATCTCCCTGGGGTTATTGTTGACCTGCCAACCTTAACTGATAAAGACAAAGTGGATATTTTGGACTGGGGAGTTCCAAATAAGATTGACATAATTGCTTTGTCTTTCGTTCGCAAAGGTTCTGACCTTGTAGAGGTCCGAAAATTGCTAGGACCGCATGCAAAGAATATCCTTCTCATGTCAAAGGTATGTCGATTTGATATGTGAATTATTTACTAGGATTGGCAAACATTTGAAGACTCTTTTTGTCAAAACTCGAAGGAGACATGTCTGAGCTAGGAATTTCTCCAGTCTccaagatcatatatatatattgactgtAGCACTAGTTTACCAAGATAACATTCTGATATACGGACTGTTTTCTTGTGTTTTGGTAGGTTGAGAATCAAGAAGGCGTTTCTAATTTCGAAGATATTTTAGCCAACTCAGATGCATTTATGGTTGCACGAGGTGATCTAGGAATGGAAATTCCAATCGAAAAGATATTCCTAGCTCAGAAATGGATGATACTGAAAGCCAACACGCAAGGAAAACCAGTGGTGACTGCTACCCAGATGTTGGAATCCATGACCAAATCTCCCCGGCCAACCCGAGCTGAAGCCACAGATGTTGCTAATGCAGTTCTTGATGGCACTGACTGCGTGATGCTTAGCGGAGAAACTGCTGCTGGGGCATACCCTGAAATTGCTGTTCAAACCATGGTGAGAATCTGCAGAGAGGCAGAGAGTTTTATAGACTATGGACAACTTTTTAAGAGAATAATGGAAACTGCACCGACGCCTATGAGCCCATTAGAAAGCCTGGCCTCCTCAGCGGTGAGCACTGCCCAAAGCATTAAAGCAGCCTTGATTTTGGTCCTAACCAGAGGTGGAAGCACAGCAAAGCTGGTGGCTAAGTACAGGCCGAGCATTCCCATTCTGTCTGTGGTGGTTGCAGAGATAACAACAGATTCTTTCGAGTGGTCTTGCAGTGATGAGGCGCCTGCAAGGCATAGCCTTGTTTATAGGGGCCTGTGTCCTGTTTTGAGCTCAGCATCAGCAAGAGCTTCACCTGAAGAGTCGACCGAGGAAAGCATAAAGTTGGCCCTCCAACATGCAAAGACCAAGAAACTCTGCATGCCTGGGGACTCGGTCGTCGTGTTGCACAGAATAAACACTGCGTCTATTATCAAGATCATGATCGttaattgatttttgtttcgtCGGATTGTtgtcaatttattattaatctAGTTTTGGTGAGGATCTTTGACACGTTGATGGTTTATTCAACAATTCTGATATTAGGAGTGCTTTCGAATGGAAAGATATTCATGTGATGTAATCAATTTTTGGAGGACAAAAACTACTAAATTTAATCCAAACTCTATCATCAAAATCTTATGAATTGATTTGAAAGTTCATGTGATTGGTGACACGTTATCAATAAACGGGAGAAGCTTACTTCTTTTGTATTTCGGGCGGTATTCTGTTCAGCATATCTTTTCATATTTCGGGGGATGCTTTTCTATACAATGGCCATGAAAAAGATTTATTTAACCAGTATCCTTCTTGACATACTCAAGATATCTAACTAGGAATTGGGACGAGTCGTCCGGCAATAAGTAGTATTCTTACATTCCAGCTTCTAAAGATTCATTCACTATGAACATGTTATTATATCACTCGTAGCATTAGCcgtattcaaaagaaaaatgatatttacaatcttaGAATAAAAAGTACATGACACTTACATTACCGGTAATAGATTCATCTAGGTAATATAAAAGCTAGGAGAGAAATAAGTAGacagtcttcttcttctctctctctctctctctctctctctctctctctctctctctcaaaagctTTTCAATGTTCTAAAAAAATCTGCAAATACAAATCTTCTCAACTTCCTATTTTTGATCATTCTTTTCATCGATCATTGTTAGATTCTATTTATTTctgtaaaaagataaatataaattcaaaatatgctCAAATTTAATGTTATGTTCTACTACCTAATGCATAAACGAAGTTAATTCAGAATATgctcaaattaatgaaataaaaatagttcAAGAAAAGCGACATGAATTAGTCTCTCAGAATAtcctaacatttttttttttttggcagaaAATTTAAACCAACAAAACCACTAttataaaagatgaaaaagttatttaaaaaaaaaaaaaaaccataatgaTGAAAAGCTGAAATCGCTAAAATAACTATTACGATACTTTCTCGGCATCCAAGGAAACATTGGTCACATCTTATTGTGATACAACATGATAATCAATGTGAAGCCATTACAGGAATTACAGTCTTCAAGATGCTAGGGTCATACTAGGGCAACTATCCACAGTGCAGGCCAAGATGTCCCTGTAATCCCTGGTTATTCTGAAAGAGTCATAAACTTTTCCATTCCTGCTCTTCTTGTACTCAAACAACAGATTTGAATGGTCAAATGCTGTAAGTTTTATGAATCCATAGTCATAGTCTCTATATAAACTCCATTTGGTTTGGAGGGTGGTAAATGGTGAAAGGCTTGCTCCTCCACCACCAGCAACTACGTGTATTGTTCCATTCAAGGTGCCCTTGTAGTAGCGTTTCTCTTTGTTGGTGCAAATATTCTGCAAAGAGTGGCAACGAATATCAACTTACAAGAGTCTAGAATACAATTGCTGATAGCCAACAAATATTTCACAAAAAGCATGTCTCATGTTATTTGAAAAGGGATATTTGACAAATTGCACGCCAACGACCTATAGCTGTGGGAGatttgcacaaaaataaccagcTAAAAAGAAAATCTGCATCTGCTGTCAAAGTAACTCCAACAGAGGTGACGGCcttgattttaattgtttactACAGTTGTTGACGCTTTAGTTTTTGCTAGTAGATGTTGTCTTGAGAAAAGCACAAAATTATCATTCTTGGAGATACGAAGAAAAGTCATCAAATAATGCCTATATCCTatatatcaataatttttttgacaTCTCAAATTCACAAAATATGTCTTCAATATTGGCAGGCTACTTTCGAAACAGTCCAAAATTGAATTTTCATAACTGTGCATGAAGTAATTAGAAAAAAGACCTGGTATATGGGGCACGTCCTTTCATAACTGTGCACGTGGCCATACACAGCAATGTCCACCTTGTATTTCTGCCAGAGAGTTTGAAGGCTCTCCCTCCCCATTGGTTCCTCAAATGATCCTTCTTCTGCATAACTGGTATCTGATGAATAACCAAGTACTCGATGTGCAAGAAAAACTAGCCATGGTTGCTTTTGTCTGTCAACAGATGCCAAGCAGTGCTCAATGAACTTGTATTGCTCTGTGCCTTCCCGCCAGTCATGTTCTGTGTCAGCTATGCAGAACCGGAACATGCCATAATCAGTGGAGTACctgaaaaaaaaagattgttcAAGCAATTCTAACATATAGAAGCAAGTCCAATTACAAAAGGTATTGTGGGCAAACTATGGCAGTGTTGttgtagttttaattttaaattttatgcctATAAACACAATGAGAGATGAAGGATGATCGATAGGTAATCTCTTTCAAGCCCtactttctctttcttccctcTCACATCCTATATTGCTAAAACTCTTCATAAACTATCTTTGACTCAGTATCAGAGCCTGTTTATTGGGCAGGTGCTTCATTTGAATGCAGGAACCCTTGTTAGCAATGAACCATTATACATTTCTCCTGTTTCTGTTCCAGGGCAGGACCTCTGCTCAAGATCCTTTATTTAAGCCTACACAAGTAAGGGGTGTTAGCCTGGttagcttaatatatatatatatatatatatatgtatgtatgttagcCAAGTTCCCGGACTAATGGATTTCCAATAAGGAACATCAagatctctctttttctctcccttGGGTCAGTTTCCTGTGAACGTAGAAAATATCTTCAAGGAACTATCCGGGGGACTGGTTCTTATGGTCAAGGAGGAGAAATCTGCAACTATAAGCAAgaatatatgtgattattttaaaaCTTCTGAAAATGAATTTGATAGGGAAAAGCATGTGTTTTCTTCTGCAGGTAACTGAAGCTTTTCAGAAACTTTCATCTATGCTGGGGATTTTTCCCTTATATTTATGATTCAAtgagtaatttattatatgattaaaccactaatttattatatgattAAACGAGTTTGGATTTGCTCAATTCATGAATGATTGAGGTCAAAGGTGCGAATATAATGATCTTCGGCAACTATCAGAACCAATTACTAAAAGCTTAGAATGCTAGTAATTGCAATGAAAAGCTCAACAAAGTCAAATCAATTACCAGAACTTAGCCCTATTCTCAGCCGGGACATAAAACATAGTCTCAGCCAACACACCGCATTCTCCCCCAGAGTCCATGTTCCCATAGAAAGATCCAGTCCCAGGCCAGTCACGCTCATGGTTACCACTGCAAAGAGAAATTACCATTTGGCACATAAGACGAGGCAAAAGACAAGTATATGATGAACTCTTGTATGCAAGGAGATTATGGTAAACCTTGCAATCATGTAAGGCACCGTTGATGCAATTGCCTCAACCTGTGCAGTAAATTGGTCCCACTGTGAAAGGTACCCATTTGCATAACATATATCTCCAATGTGGAAAATTATATCAATGTTCTTTATGTCTTGAATAAGCTCTCGAGTGGTGTTAAGAGAGCCACGCTGGAAATTGTTATATTCATTGGAACCATCAGCTTCATCCTGCAGGGTGAAAGATTTGAGTAAAATATCCAGAAaccaaataaattacataattcaTTGGATAGGAATCATTATCTTAGAAAATGCCCTTTTAAAACATAAAGCAAGGTAAATAGCAATGTGGCAAATCAACATCAGAGTTGAAACAAGCTGCACATCCTACTCGGTAGCGAGAAATTGCTTATACTCCTTTAAGACCATATATCTATAGATTTAAAGTTATCGCAGAATAATAAGAAAGGGTTGAACAAGATAATAGTGTGTTCTTGTTGATTGATTCTCTTATACTTATGCTCTTGATGATATTGATAatctataaatattaaaaaaaaaaaaaatacttgggctatgcctatttactaatcaatacaattttctatttacttataaaatatatatatatatatatatatatataattgctgCAACTATAAACATATGAAAGTCATTTTAGCATGACTGAATAGTATGATTCCATGAGATATATTTAGTATTTTCCATGAGTTCAAACCTTCCCCATGTCACCAAAGATGACTACACGTTGTAGAGAATTTTGACCAGGATAAGGAGATGCTCTAAACTGATATTGTTCACTCCAAATGTAGGTACCATTGAATAATCTATGCCCCAGCTTGTAAGTATACCTGAATAATCAATAAGAAGAATATTGAATGTTTAGCTGCCAGTAAAGTAAAGCAGCCAACTGTGAATAGTACCTTATGGTAACCTTATCTTGAAAACTATTATTACTTCAAACTCAGTCCTTTTCAGAGAGCTATATTTAGAATTTCAAATGTATTGG contains:
- the LOC122309221 gene encoding pyruvate kinase, cytosolic isozyme-like — protein: MEQILGALNNTAGAEKMPKTKIVCTLGPSSRSVDMLERLLRAGMNVARFNFSHGDHAYHQETLNNLRTAMNNTSILCAVMLDTKGPEIRTGRLKGSKPIQLQQGQAITITTDYSIEGDENMISMSYPKLAEDLKTQSVILCADGSISLTVVACDEEQGLVHCICENSAVLGERKNVNLPGVIVDLPTLTDKDKVDILDWGVPNKIDIIALSFVRKGSDLVEVRKLLGPHAKNILLMSKVENQEGVSNFEDILANSDAFMVARGDLGMEIPIEKIFLAQKWMILKANTQGKPVVTATQMLESMTKSPRPTRAEATDVANAVLDGTDCVMLSGETAAGAYPEIAVQTMVRICREAESFIDYGQLFKRIMETAPTPMSPLESLASSAVSTAQSIKAALILVLTRGGSTAKLVAKYRPSIPILSVVVAEITTDSFEWSCSDEAPARHSLVYRGLCPVLSSASARASPEESTEESIKLALQHAKTKKLCMPGDSVVVLHRINTASIIKIMIVN
- the LOC122311479 gene encoding probable inactive purple acid phosphatase 1, translating into MRGIKLISLAILLVLTNFPEAWSHGDQPLSKIAIHKAISALHERAYVKASPEILGMKGQSTEWVTLEYGSPNPSVDDWIGVFSPANFSASTCPEVNPRVYPPLLCTAPIKYQYANYSSHNYKDSGKGYLKLRLINQRSDFSFALFSGGLSNPKLVAVSNHVAFANPNAPVYPRLAQGKEWNEMTVTWTSGYGIYEAEPFVEWGRKGGDRVHSPAGTLTFDRNSMCGAPARTVGWRDPGFIHTSFLKELWPNAVYTYKLGHRLFNGTYIWSEQYQFRASPYPGQNSLQRVVIFGDMGKDEADGSNEYNNFQRGSLNTTRELIQDIKNIDIIFHIGDICYANGYLSQWDQFTAQVEAIASTVPYMIASGNHERDWPGTGSFYGNMDSGGECGVLAETMFYVPAENRAKFWYSTDYGMFRFCIADTEHDWREGTEQYKFIEHCLASVDRQKQPWLVFLAHRVLGYSSDTSYAEEGSFEEPMGRESLQTLWQKYKVDIAVYGHVHSYERTCPIYQNICTNKEKRYYKGTLNGTIHVVAGGGGASLSPFTTLQTKWSLYRDYDYGFIKLTAFDHSNLLFEYKKSRNGKVYDSFRITRDYRDILACTVDSCPSMTLAS